The Streptomyces luteogriseus genome includes a window with the following:
- a CDS encoding amino acid adenylation domain-containing protein yields the protein MPLRHLTPHDQRLFRQYGRGPTVPVPDPLLHHAVARHATATPHAVAAEHQGARITYGELDRYAGALAARLVREGVRPGDHVGLFVRRSIPMLVGLLGILKTGAAYVPQDIGLAPPAQLTHVIRTARTRVVLTVAEHAHRVPLPDGHLLLPLDEPAPYAPAPRVRVTGDDGCYVLFTSGTTGRPNGVKVTHRNVANLLLTAPGGLGVRPGDRVAQLLNIAFDMAAWEILGCLTQGGTLVIRGKDPAAAARTADVLVATPTVLSGLDPAACPRVRTVAVAGEPCPRPLADRWARRAAFFNCCGPTETTIVNTMSRHDPSAPLLTIGRPTPNNTVYVLDADRRPLPIGEVGEMWAGGDCVSAGYLGDDALNAERYAPDPFLDGGRRMFRTRDLGRWTPGGELEHLGRTDDQVKVRGFRVELDSVSSVLESAAGCTRAVTLRRDARTLVSFVCPADVDPDAARRAVADALPYYCVPEQILPLNLLPETDRGKVDKQALLHMIEQRVAVAR from the coding sequence CGACCAGCGGCTCTTCCGGCAGTACGGCCGGGGGCCCACCGTCCCCGTCCCCGACCCGCTCCTGCACCACGCCGTCGCCCGGCACGCCACGGCCACCCCGCACGCCGTCGCCGCGGAACACCAGGGCGCCCGCATCACCTACGGCGAGCTCGACCGGTACGCCGGTGCCCTCGCCGCCCGCCTGGTCCGCGAGGGCGTACGCCCCGGCGACCACGTCGGCCTGTTCGTCCGCCGCTCGATCCCGATGCTGGTCGGCCTGCTCGGCATCCTGAAGACCGGCGCCGCCTACGTCCCGCAGGACATCGGCCTCGCGCCCCCGGCCCAGCTCACCCACGTCATCCGCACCGCGCGGACCCGGGTCGTCCTCACGGTCGCCGAACACGCCCACCGCGTACCCCTGCCGGACGGCCATCTGCTGCTCCCGCTCGACGAGCCGGCGCCGTACGCCCCCGCCCCACGCGTCCGCGTCACCGGCGACGACGGCTGCTACGTGCTGTTCACCTCCGGCACCACCGGCCGCCCCAACGGCGTGAAGGTCACCCACCGCAACGTCGCCAACCTCCTGCTCACCGCCCCCGGCGGCCTCGGCGTCCGGCCCGGTGACCGCGTCGCCCAGCTCCTCAACATCGCCTTCGACATGGCCGCCTGGGAGATCCTCGGCTGCCTCACCCAGGGCGGCACGCTCGTCATCCGCGGCAAGGACCCCGCCGCCGCGGCCCGCACGGCGGACGTGCTCGTGGCGACCCCGACCGTGCTGTCCGGCCTCGACCCGGCCGCCTGCCCGCGGGTGCGCACGGTCGCCGTCGCGGGGGAGCCCTGCCCGCGCCCGCTGGCCGACCGGTGGGCCCGGCGGGCCGCCTTCTTCAACTGCTGCGGCCCGACGGAGACGACGATCGTCAACACCATGAGCCGCCACGACCCGTCCGCCCCGCTGCTCACCATCGGCCGCCCCACCCCCAACAACACGGTCTACGTCCTCGACGCCGACCGCCGCCCCCTGCCGATCGGCGAGGTGGGCGAGATGTGGGCGGGCGGCGACTGCGTCTCCGCCGGCTACCTCGGCGACGACGCCCTCAACGCCGAGCGCTACGCCCCCGACCCGTTCCTCGACGGCGGCCGGCGCATGTTCCGCACCCGCGACCTCGGCCGCTGGACCCCCGGTGGCGAGCTGGAGCACCTCGGCCGCACCGACGACCAGGTCAAGGTGCGCGGCTTCCGCGTCGAGCTGGACTCCGTCTCCTCGGTCCTGGAGTCGGCCGCCGGCTGCACCCGCGCCGTCACCCTGAGACGCGACGCCCGCACCCTGGTCTCCTTCGTCTGCCCGGCGGACGTCGACCCGGACGCCGCCCGCCGCGCGGTCGCGGACGCCCTGCCGTACTACTGCGTCCCCGAGCAGATCCTGCCGCTGAACCTGCTCCCCGAGACCGACCGCGGCAAGGTCGACAAACAGGCGCTGCTGCACATGATCGAGCAGCGCGTGGCGGTGGCGCGATGA
- a CDS encoding enoyl-CoA hydratase-related protein, which produces MNHLKVERHGRVVTVRLHRPHVRNALSSELLAELLCVLRPLDADPETGCFVVTGSDTVFAAGADIKEMAGKSAVDMAAEDYFAAWEEFADLRTPKIAAVNGHALGGGCELAMMCDLVVAGESAVFGQPEIKLGVIPGIGGTQRLTRLVGRATAMDLVLTGRTMDAREAGRCGLVSRVVPDARVLPEALEAAAAIASHGRAAVRAARECVDRALETGLRDGIRFERRVFHALFATDDQKEGMTAFLEKRPPRFHGR; this is translated from the coding sequence ATGAACCATCTGAAGGTCGAACGGCACGGCCGTGTGGTGACCGTGCGCCTGCACCGCCCGCACGTCCGCAACGCGCTCAGCAGTGAACTCCTCGCCGAACTCCTCTGCGTGCTCCGTCCGTTGGATGCGGACCCGGAGACCGGCTGCTTCGTCGTCACCGGCTCGGACACGGTCTTCGCGGCGGGCGCCGACATCAAGGAGATGGCAGGGAAGTCCGCCGTCGACATGGCGGCCGAGGACTACTTCGCCGCCTGGGAGGAGTTCGCGGACCTCCGCACCCCGAAGATCGCGGCCGTCAACGGCCATGCCCTGGGCGGCGGTTGCGAGCTGGCCATGATGTGCGACCTGGTCGTCGCGGGGGAGTCGGCGGTCTTCGGCCAGCCCGAGATCAAACTCGGCGTGATCCCCGGCATCGGCGGCACCCAGCGGCTGACCCGGCTCGTCGGCCGGGCCACCGCCATGGACCTGGTCCTCACCGGCCGCACCATGGACGCACGGGAGGCTGGACGCTGCGGTCTCGTCTCCCGAGTGGTCCCGGACGCCCGGGTCCTGCCCGAGGCCCTCGAAGCGGCGGCGGCGATCGCCTCCCACGGCCGCGCGGCGGTCAGGGCGGCCCGCGAGTGCGTCGACCGGGCCCTGGAAACCGGCCTGCGCGACGGCATCCGCTTCGAACGCCGCGTCTTCCACGCCCTGTTCGCCACCGACGACCAGAAGGAGGGGATGACGGCGTTCCTGGAGAAGCGCCCCCCACGCTTCCACGGACGCTGA
- a CDS encoding SanA/YdcF family protein, whose product MRRVTLRRPRLPRSRRGQRRLVQAVMAGCVLALLPATWMYTVAGDRLRTTADVPRTDVAVVFGAGLWEGEPSPYLAHRLDAAATLYREGRVEVVLVTGDNSREDYDEPDAMRGYLTRHGVPDGRIVSDYAGFDTWDSCVRAKKIFGVDEAVLISQGFHIRRAVALCEAAGVASYGVGVDAVHDATWYYGGAREIFAAGKAALDSVFRPDPRFLGPREPGVERALAAAGGPLG is encoded by the coding sequence ATGCGTCGTGTGACGTTGCGCAGACCGCGGCTGCCGCGTAGCCGGCGGGGGCAGCGGCGGCTGGTGCAGGCCGTGATGGCCGGGTGCGTGCTCGCGCTGCTTCCGGCGACGTGGATGTACACCGTGGCGGGTGACCGGCTGCGTACGACGGCGGATGTGCCGCGTACCGATGTGGCGGTGGTGTTCGGTGCCGGGCTGTGGGAGGGGGAGCCCTCGCCGTACCTCGCGCACCGGCTGGACGCGGCGGCGACGCTGTACCGGGAGGGGCGGGTGGAGGTGGTGCTCGTCACCGGGGACAACAGCCGTGAGGACTACGACGAGCCGGACGCGATGCGCGGGTACCTGACGCGGCACGGGGTGCCCGACGGGCGGATCGTCAGCGACTACGCGGGGTTCGACACCTGGGACTCGTGCGTGCGCGCGAAGAAGATCTTCGGGGTGGACGAGGCCGTGCTGATCAGCCAGGGCTTCCACATCCGGCGGGCGGTGGCGCTGTGCGAGGCGGCGGGGGTCGCGTCGTACGGGGTCGGGGTGGACGCCGTACACGACGCGACCTGGTACTACGGGGGCGCCCGGGAGATCTTCGCCGCCGGGAAGGCCGCTCTGGACTCGGTGTTCCGGCCGGATCCGCGGTTCCTCGGGCCGCGGGAGCCGGGGGTGGAGAGGGCCTTGGCGGCAGCCGGAGGCCCTCTCGGTTGA
- a CDS encoding sirohydrochlorin chelatase: MPSQLSLVPPPAPRRPAAPALVVVAHGSRDPRALSTVSALLDRVRALRPDVPVHLGHIELNAPLLPDTLAALGDTEAVLVPLLLSRGYHVKQDIPEMAAASRVRTHLAAPLGPHPLLVDALQARLLEAGWGATPRSSSAVVLAAAGSRDPDAKTDTARTAHLLAARLGVPVVPAYASAATPTVETAVRTLLAGGRRHIALASYFTAPGRFATECARKAPWTAAAPLGTHPSMAELVLHRYEEALSHAASRELASA; this comes from the coding sequence ATGCCCAGTCAGCTCAGCCTCGTCCCGCCGCCCGCCCCGCGCCGCCCGGCCGCGCCCGCCCTCGTGGTCGTGGCGCACGGCAGCCGCGACCCCCGCGCGCTGAGCACCGTGAGCGCACTCCTCGACCGGGTCCGGGCCCTGCGCCCCGACGTGCCGGTGCACCTGGGACACATCGAACTCAACGCCCCCCTGCTCCCCGACACGCTCGCCGCCCTGGGAGACACGGAGGCGGTCCTCGTCCCCCTCCTCCTCAGCCGCGGCTACCACGTCAAGCAGGACATCCCCGAGATGGCCGCGGCGTCCCGGGTCCGCACCCACCTGGCGGCCCCCCTCGGCCCCCACCCCCTCCTGGTCGACGCCCTCCAGGCCCGCCTGCTGGAGGCCGGCTGGGGCGCGACACCCCGCAGCAGCAGTGCGGTGGTCCTCGCCGCGGCGGGCTCCCGCGACCCGGACGCGAAGACGGACACCGCCCGCACGGCCCACCTCCTGGCCGCCCGCCTCGGCGTCCCCGTCGTCCCGGCCTACGCCTCCGCGGCGACCCCGACGGTGGAAACAGCCGTCCGCACCCTCCTGGCCGGGGGCCGCCGCCACATCGCCCTCGCCTCCTACTTCACGGCCCCCGGCCGCTTCGCCACGGAGTGCGCCCGGAAGGCCCCCTGGACAGCGGCGGCCCCCCTGGGCACCCACCCGTCGATGGCCGAACTCGTCCTCCACCGCTACGAGGAGGCGCTGTCACACGCGGCCTCCAGGGAGCTGGCCTCAGCCTGA